In Caretta caretta isolate rCarCar2 chromosome 4, rCarCar1.hap1, whole genome shotgun sequence, one genomic interval encodes:
- the ST3GAL5 gene encoding lactosylceramide alpha-2,3-sialyltransferase isoform X2: MLSDEDNCVKLKSDQPKLVTHEDEKTKLVFKRPVILLAVVVYFLYILKLRFGPEECDMKKMHYVDPERVKRAQKYAKLIQQGECRPSFVKKEMDRLFAEKYSVNIFPFVREDINRHEAVFKYNPPFGFHKNSDKLQNLLKLLPEYDLPENLKSKHCKRCVVVGSGGILRGLELGHVLNEFDIVIRLNDAPIQGYTDHVGNKTTIRMTYPEGAPLSENEYNPQSLFVVVLFKSVDFNWLQAMVKNEALPLWVRLFFWKQVAEKIPVTPKQFRILNPIIVKETALDILQYPEPRSKFWGWDKNVPTIGVTAVVLATHLCDEVSLAGFGYDLHQPNTPLHYYDNLCMAAMEGQTMHNVTTETKFLQKLIKEGIVKDLSGGIECEFCKKPS, translated from the exons ACCTGTTATACTGCTTGCAGTCGTGGTGTACTTCCTTTATATCCTCAAGTTACGTTTTGGCCCTGAAGAATGTGACATGAAGAAAATGCACTATGTGGACCCTGAACGTGTAAAG AGAGCACAAAAATATGCCAAACTCATACAGCAAGGAGAATGTCGACCTTCTTTTGTGAAGAAGGAGATGGACAGATTATTTGCTGAGAAGTACAGCGTGAACATATTTCCCTTTGTAAGAGAAGATATAAACAGACATGAAGCTGTGTTTAAGTACAACCCCCCGTTTGGATTTCACAAGAACTCTGATAAACTTCAGAACCTCTTAAAACTCTTACCTGAGTATGACTTGCCCGAGAACTTGAAGTCAAAACACTGTAAGCGTTGTGTTGTTGTAGGAAGTGGTGGAATACTTCGTGGATTGGAGCTAGGCCATGTGCTGAATGAGTTTGATATTGTTATAAG ATTAAATGATGCACCAATTCAGGGCTACACAGATCATGTTGGTAACAAAACTACCATAAGGATGACCTATCCAGAGGGAGCCCCACTTTCTGAAAATGAATATAACCCTCAGAGCTTGTTTGTTGTTGTCTTATTTAAAAGTGTCGATTTCAATTGGCTTCAAGCAATGGTAAAAAATGAAGCATTG ccACTATGGGTGCGACTATTTTTTTGGAAGCAGGTGGCTGAGAAAATTCCTGTAACACCAAAACAGTTTCGCATTTTAAATCCGATCATCGTTAAAGAGACTGCCTTGGATATACTACAGTACCCTGAGCCTCGATCTAAATTTTGGGGCTGGGATAAG aatgTTCCCACTATTGGGGTCACTGCAGTTGTTCTGGCCACACATTTATGTGATGAAGTGAGTTTAGCAGGATTTGGATATGACCTCCATCAACCCAACACACCTTTGCACTACTATGACAATCTCTGCATGGCTGCAATGGAAGGACAAACTATGCATAATGTGACAACTGAAACAAAATTCCTACAAAAACTGATCAAAGAAGGGATTGTGAAAGACCTCAGTGGAGGAATAGAGTGTGAATTCTGCAAAAAACCAAGCTAA
- the ST3GAL5 gene encoding lactosylceramide alpha-2,3-sialyltransferase isoform X3, translating into MKMKRPSWFLKGTLKPVILLAVVVYFLYILKLRFGPEECDMKKMHYVDPERVKRAQKYAKLIQQGECRPSFVKKEMDRLFAEKYSVNIFPFVREDINRHEAVFKYNPPFGFHKNSDKLQNLLKLLPEYDLPENLKSKHCKRCVVVGSGGILRGLELGHVLNEFDIVIRLNDAPIQGYTDHVGNKTTIRMTYPEGAPLSENEYNPQSLFVVVLFKSVDFNWLQAMVKNEALPLWVRLFFWKQVAEKIPVTPKQFRILNPIIVKETALDILQYPEPRSKFWGWDKNVPTIGVTAVVLATHLCDEVSLAGFGYDLHQPNTPLHYYDNLCMAAMEGQTMHNVTTETKFLQKLIKEGIVKDLSGGIECEFCKKPS; encoded by the exons ACCTGTTATACTGCTTGCAGTCGTGGTGTACTTCCTTTATATCCTCAAGTTACGTTTTGGCCCTGAAGAATGTGACATGAAGAAAATGCACTATGTGGACCCTGAACGTGTAAAG AGAGCACAAAAATATGCCAAACTCATACAGCAAGGAGAATGTCGACCTTCTTTTGTGAAGAAGGAGATGGACAGATTATTTGCTGAGAAGTACAGCGTGAACATATTTCCCTTTGTAAGAGAAGATATAAACAGACATGAAGCTGTGTTTAAGTACAACCCCCCGTTTGGATTTCACAAGAACTCTGATAAACTTCAGAACCTCTTAAAACTCTTACCTGAGTATGACTTGCCCGAGAACTTGAAGTCAAAACACTGTAAGCGTTGTGTTGTTGTAGGAAGTGGTGGAATACTTCGTGGATTGGAGCTAGGCCATGTGCTGAATGAGTTTGATATTGTTATAAG ATTAAATGATGCACCAATTCAGGGCTACACAGATCATGTTGGTAACAAAACTACCATAAGGATGACCTATCCAGAGGGAGCCCCACTTTCTGAAAATGAATATAACCCTCAGAGCTTGTTTGTTGTTGTCTTATTTAAAAGTGTCGATTTCAATTGGCTTCAAGCAATGGTAAAAAATGAAGCATTG ccACTATGGGTGCGACTATTTTTTTGGAAGCAGGTGGCTGAGAAAATTCCTGTAACACCAAAACAGTTTCGCATTTTAAATCCGATCATCGTTAAAGAGACTGCCTTGGATATACTACAGTACCCTGAGCCTCGATCTAAATTTTGGGGCTGGGATAAG aatgTTCCCACTATTGGGGTCACTGCAGTTGTTCTGGCCACACATTTATGTGATGAAGTGAGTTTAGCAGGATTTGGATATGACCTCCATCAACCCAACACACCTTTGCACTACTATGACAATCTCTGCATGGCTGCAATGGAAGGACAAACTATGCATAATGTGACAACTGAAACAAAATTCCTACAAAAACTGATCAAAGAAGGGATTGTGAAAGACCTCAGTGGAGGAATAGAGTGTGAATTCTGCAAAAAACCAAGCTAA